From Phalacrocorax carbo chromosome 8, bPhaCar2.1, whole genome shotgun sequence, a single genomic window includes:
- the TCF25 gene encoding ribosome quality control complex subunit TCF25 translates to MSRRALRRLRGEQRGQEEPGLGELGLDSAPGPHCARDGPPAAAPGKARHGPARSGVSNRFELITAEESEDELPPREERADARLRERDAAEGNNEGAGAEEAEGDGEEAEQLDQMPVLSNKPRKKKKKRKTKKTSAGETLEDNDLEDIDSLLEKIEDTNGLSQQTQSRIIADSRPLLYVEHRNLNPENELKRYFGARAVLGDQRPRQRQRQYVRSTWLTAPKNTWPRYSKTGIAMQLVDTRRGVQHFTFEHHREYQQVQFKFLDAVESMDPNNIVLLLQMNPYHVDSLLQLSDVCRMQEDQEMARDLIERALYSLECAFHPVFSLTSGTCRLDYRRPENRAFFLALFKHLMFLEKRGCPRTALEFCKLILSLDPENDPLCVLLLIDFLSLRAREYTFLTRVFQEWESHRNLSQLPNFAFSVPLAYFFLSQQEERSELELSQARERAAQLIQLALIMFPSVLMPLLDHCSVQPDARVASHSFFGLNAQISQPPALNQLTSLYVGRTHSLWKDPAVMAWLETNVHEVLRMVDAQDPLVEESEHKRKMRYQSAPRNIYRHIILSEMKEATAALPLEVTSQPVMGFDPLPPLDSITSYTRPERTNHPSNESTLSLFFRSLLPNFNLQGDIRHDGDEEAGAGQDLNQGVNRLMAAMRDMLANIQFQEPPRDDNPEGDGDWD, encoded by the exons ATCACCGCCGAGGAGTCGGAGGATGAGCTGCCACCCAGAGAGGAGCGAGCGGATGCCCGGCTCCGCGAGCGGGATGCTGCAGAAGGGAACAACGAAGGGGCTGGAGCTGAAGAGGCTGAAGGTgatggggaggaggcagagcagctggACCAAATG CCTGTGTTGAGTAACAAGCcacgaaagaaaaaaaagaaaaggaaaaccaagaaaacttcAGCAGGGGAGACTCTG GAAGACAACGACCTGGAAGACATCGACAGCCTGCTGGAGAAGATCGAGGATACCAATGGGCTGTCACAGCAAACCCAGAGCAGAATCATTGCTGACAGCCGGCCTCTGCTCTATGTAGAGCACAG AAACTTGAATCCAGAGAACGAGTTGAAGAGATACTTTGGGGCTCGTGCTGTTCTTGGTGATCAGAG GCCAAGGCAAAGGCAGCGCCAGTATGTCCGCAGCACGTGGCTGACGGCTCCCAAGAACACCTGGCCACGCTACAGCAAAACAG GTATTGCCATGCAGCTGGTGGACACCAGGCGGGGGGTGCAGCACTTCACCTTTGAGCACCACCGCGAGTACCAGCAAGTGCAGTTCAAGTTCCTGGATGCTGTGGAGTCCATGGACCCCAACAACATTGTG CTGCTGCTTCAGATGAACCCGTACCACGTGGACTCCCTTCTGCAGCTCAGCGACGTGTGCCGGATGCAGGAGGATCAAGAGATGGCCCGCGATCTCATAG AGCGGGCGCTGTACAGCCTGGAGTGTGCCTTCCACCCCGTCTTCAGTCTCACCAGCGGGACCTGCAGGCTGGACTACCGGCGGCCGGAGAACAG GGCTTTCTTCCTGGCTCTTTTCAAGCACCTGATgttcctggagaagagaggctgTCCCCGGACAGCCCTGGAGTTCTGCAAGCTGATTCTGAG CCTTGATCCAGAGAACGACCCGCTGTGCGTACTGCTGCTGATCGATTTTCTGTCCCTCCGAGCAAGAGAATACACCTTCCTGACCCGTGTGTTCCAGGAGTGGGAG AGTCACCGGAATTTGTCCCAGCTGCCCAATTTTGCCTTCTCAGTGCCGCTGGCGTATTTCTTCCTGAGCCAGCAGGAGGAGCGCTCCGAGCTGGAGCTGAGCCAAGCCCGGGAGAGAGCCGCCCAGCTCATCCAGCTCGCGCTGATCATGTTCCCAAGCG TTCTCATGCCATTGTTGGATCACTGCAGCGTGCAGCCCGATGCCAGGGTCGCGTCCCATTCCTTTTTCGGGCTGAATGCTCAGATAAG CCAGCCTCCCGCCTTGAACCAGCTGACATCCCTCTACGTGGGAAGGACTCACTCCCTGTGGAAGGACCCAGCCGTCATGGCGTGGCTGGAGACCAACGTCCACGAGGTGTTGCGCATGGTGGACGCCCAGGACCCGCTGGTGGAGGAGTCTGAGCACAA GAGGAAGATGCGGTACCAGAGCGCACCCAGGAATATCTATCGGCACATCATCCTCTCGGAGATGAAGGAGGCCAcggcagctctgcctctg GAGGTGACCTCGCAGCCTGTGATGGGCTTCGACCCCTTACCTCCTTTGGACTCCATCACTTCCTACACCAGACCAGAAAG AACGAATCATCCATCCAACGAAAGCACTTTATCTCTCTTCTTCCGCTCGCTGCTGCCAAATTTTAACTTGCAG GGGGACATCAGGCACGACGGGGAtgaagaggcaggagcagggcaggacctTAACCAGGGGGTGAACAGGCTCATGGCGGCCATGCGGGACATGCTGGCGAACATCCAGTTCCAGGAACCCCCCCGAGACGACAATCCCGAAGGCGACGGGGACTGGGACTGA
- the TUBB3 gene encoding tubulin beta-3 chain — MSTLAPLRLLREPWNASEGNQINTTAGTSSAWCQGLDIPNELFLTLGLVSLVENLLVVAAILKNRNLHSPMYYFICCLAVSDMLVSISNLVETLFMLLMEHGVLVIRASIVRHMDNVIDMLICSSVLSSLSFLGVIAVDRYITIFYALRYHSIMTLQRAMVTMASVWLASTVSSTVFITYYRNNAILLCLIGFFLFVLVLMLVLYIHMFALARHHLRSISSQQKQPTVYRSSSLKGAVTLTILLGVFFICWGPFFFHLILIVTCPTNPFCTCFFSYFNLFLILIICNSVVDPLIYAFRSQELRRTLREVRQRPARCGARRPIKAAAAAGPPPALRPGVPVSRCPGVPAPRPAPPPGSTMREIVHIQAGQCGNQIGAKFWEVISDEHGIDPSGNYVGDSDLQLERISVYYNEASSHKYVPRAILVDLEPGTMDSVRSGAFGHLFRPDNFIFGQSGAGNNWAKGHYTEGAELVDSVLDVVRKECENCDCLQGFQLTHSLGGGTGSGMGTLLISKVREEYPDRIMNTFSVVPSPKVSDTVVEPYNATLSIHQLVENTDETYCIDNEALYDICFRTLKLATPTYGDLNHLVSATMSGVTTSLRFPGQLNADLRKLAVNMVPFPRLHFFMPGFAPLTARGSQQYRALTVPELTQQMFDAKNMMAACDPRHGRYLTVATVFRGRMSMKEVDEQMLAIQSKNSSYFVEWIPNNVKVAVCDIPPRGLKMSSTFIGNSTAIQELFKRISEQFTAMFRRKAFLHWYTGEGMDEMEFTEAESNMNDLVSEYQQYQDATAEEEGEMYEDDEEESEAQGAK, encoded by the exons ATGTCGACGTTGGCCCCCCTGCGCCTGCTGCGTGAGCCCTGGAACGCCAGCGAGGGCAACCAGATCAACACCACTGCCGGGACCAGCAGTGCCTGGTGCCAGGGGCTCGACATCCCCAACGAGCTCTTCCTCACGCTGGGGCTGGTGAGCCTGGTGGAGAACCTGCTGGTGGTGGCCGCCATCCTGAAGAACAGGAACCTTCACTCGCCCATGTACTACTTCATCTGCTGCCTGGCCGTCTCCGACATGCTGGTGAGCATCAGCAACCTGGTGGAGACACTCTTCATGCTGCTGATGGAGCACGGCGTGCTGGTGATCCGCGCCAGCATCGTCCGCCACATGGACAACGTCATCGACATGCTCATCTGCAGCTCCGTCctgtcctccctctccttcctgggGGTCATCGCCGTGGACCGCTACATCACCATCTTCTATGCCCTGCGCTACCACAGCATCATGACGCTGCAGCGGGCCATGGTGACCATGGCCAGCGTCTGGCTGGCCAGCACCGTCTCCAGCACCGTCTTCATCACCTACTACCGCAATAACGCCATCCTCCTCTGCCTCATCGGCTTCTTCCTCTTCGTGCTGGTCCTCATGCTGGTGCTTTACATCCACATGTTTGCCCTGGCCCGCCACCACCTCCGCAGCATCTccagccagcagaagcagcccaCCGTCTaccgcagcagcagcctgaaGGGAGCTGTCACACTCACCATCCTCCTGGGCGTCTTCTTCATCTGCTGGGGACCCTTCTTCTTCCACCTCATCCTCATCGTCACCTGCCCCACCAACCCCTTCTGCACCTGCTTCTTCAGCTACTTCAacctcttcctcatcctcatcaTCTGCAACTCGGTAGTCGACCCCCTCATCTACGCCTTCCGGAGCCAGGAGCTCCGGCGGACGCTGCGGGAGGTG CGTCAGCGCCCGGCCCGGTGCGGCGCGAGGCGCCCTATAaaggcagcggcggcggcggggccgccccccgcgcTCCGTCCCGGTGTCCCGGTGTCCCGGTGTCCCGGTGTCCCggcgccccgtcccgcccccccccccggcagcaCCATGAGGGAGATCGTCCACATCCAGGCGGGACAATGCGGCAACCAGATCGGCGCCAAG TTCTGGGAGGTGATCAGCGACGAGCACGGCATCGACCCCAGCGGCAACTACGTGGGGGACTCCGACCTGCAGCTGGAGCGCATCAGCGTCTACTACAATGAAGCCTCCT CTCACAAGTACGTGCCTCGCGCCATCCTGGTGGACCTGGAGCCGGGGACGATGGACAGCGTGCGCTCGGGCGCCTTTGGCCACCTCTTCCGCCCTGACAACTTCATCTTCG GCCAGAGTGGGGCCGGCAACAACTGGGCCAAGGGCCACTACACGGAGGGGGCCGAGCTGGTGGACTCGGTGCTGGACGTGGTGCGGAAGGAGTGCGAGAACTGCGACTGCCTGCAGGGCTTCCAGCTGACCCACTCGCTGGGCGGCGGCACCGGCTCCGGCATGGGCACCCTCCTCATCAGCAAGGTGCGGGAGGAGTATCCCGACCGCATCATGAACACTTTCAGCGTGGTGCCATCCCCCAAGGTGTCAGACACGGTGGTGGAGCCCTACAACGCCACGCTCTCCATCCACCAGCTGGTGGAGAACACGGATGAGACCTACTGCATCGATAACGAAGCTCTCTATGACATCTGCTTCCGCACCCTCAAGCTGGCCACCCCCACCTACGGCGACCTCAACCACCTTGTCTCGGCCACCATGAGCGGCGTCACCACCTCCCTCCGCTTCCCCGGCCAACTCAACGCCGACCTCCGCAAGTTGGCCGTTAACATGGTGCCCTTCCCACGGCTCCACTTCTTCATGCCGGGCTTCGCCCCGCTGACGGCCCGCGGCAGCCAGCAGTACCGCGCCCTCACCGTCCCCGAGCTCACCCAGCAGATGTTCGACGCCAAGAACATGATGGCCGCCTGCGACCCCCGCCACGGCCGCTACCTCACCGTGGCCACCGTCTTCCGGGGCCGCATGTCCATGAAGGAGGTGGACGAGCAGATGTTGGCCATCCAGAGCAAGAACAGCTCCTACTTCGTGGAGTGGATCCCCAACAACGTCAAGGTGGCCGTCTGCGACATCCCTCCCCGGGGGCTCAAGATGTCTTCCACCTTCATCGGCAACAGCACGGCCATCCAGGAGCTCTTCAAGCGCATCTCGGAGCAGTTCACGGCCATGTTCCGCCGCAAGGCCTTCCTCCACTGGTACACGGGCGAGGGGATGGACGAGATGGAGTTCACCGAGGCCGAGAGCAACATGAACGACCTGGTGTCCGAGTACCAGCAGTACCAGGACGCCACGGCCGAAGAGGAGGGCGAGATGTACGAGGACGACGAGGAGGAGTCGGAGGCGCAGGGCGCCAAGTGA